In Microbulbifer sp. THAF38, the sequence GAGGCAGGTAGCTATCGCCAAATTCACCGAGCAGGACCAGATCGCCGCGGAAAATTTGTTGTGCATAATGCTGGCGGATATGATGCTGCCACTGCCATGGATGTACAGGCAATGGCAAAAACTCTTGCCAGCTGACCCCTTTTTCACGGCAAGCACGATCCAGCTGCTGCAGCTGTGCCTCATCCAAGCTCTCAGCTAATAGCTGTGGCCAATCCCATTGCTCACTATTGCCACTCACGGCCAAATCCCGACGAACGGCTAACCATAAAAGCCGAACCCCCTGAGCCGCCTCCGTGCCGTAAGCATTAAATTCCTGTGCTCCCCAACCGATACGCCCTTTATTCACCATGGCCTTGGGGTGCCCATCCAACAGGCATTGCAATTGTTCATCTGGCAATGTGGCCAGAGCCTGAGCATCCAGCCCTTCGCGCTTTTGCAGTAGGACGACATCAGCAACCAGAGTATTGGCAAGTTCGTGCAATAAATTGCCCAGTGTGCTGGAAGTAGCCTCTAAATCTTCGCTAGCATCGATAAAAAACTGTGCCGCATCATCTGCAGGCAATGCCTGCCCTTCAAATTGCCGCTCGATGGTTTGCGCGTCAATCAACAGCCAGTCCCAAACTGTCAGCTGGCCCTTAAAGCTATAAATAACACCTGATTTAAGAGTCACAGAGTAACGGCCTGCACCCTCGTCCTTAGCGATAAGTGCCTGCTCGTAGCAGAGCTCCGCTAATGACTTTACCAACAGAGTCCTGTTGACCTGCTTCCAGTATTTATCCGTGCTCATACTCCCCCCATGCTCCGGAAAAATTCATCCCGCTTGCACATCACCAGTGCAGCGCGCTTGTGCGGAAAATCAAACTCTTTAATTTTTTTCCAGCCAAAGGTGCCGTTGATATACTTGAGTAAGGCGCGGTTATCTGCGCGCGGCTCTCCAACTAAACTTTCGGTGCGCGCATCGTCCAGAAACATAAAATGACTAACACCATTGAACCAAGCCTGGGCAAAGCGCCCGCCCAAAAAACGCTGGTTGCCAACTAACATATGCGCGCCGCGATCAAATGGCTGGCAGTCGTAGTAGGGTGCAATACGATCTTCGAGAGCCCAATAAATTTCAAAGTAGGCAAAGGGCTCATCGTCAAAGCAGGCAATTAACGGGTGCTTGTGGGGGTCCTGCATCACAGAGTCGATAAACTGTCTCTGTTTCTCGGCATCGCCCTCTTCCTCCCAAAAAAGCGCAACACGTTCCTGGTTCATCCAGTCCGTAAAACGCTCCAAATCCTCCTGGGGGTCCAGATGACGCAAACTAAAATCCACTCCCAAGGAGTGGAAGTGGCGACGGTAAACCTCTCCTTTTGGCGGTTCTGCACGGAGAGGGTGACGAACCCCCTGCTCATTCACCACCCACTGCAGTGGAAACTTGCCACCATTGTTGCCGCAATACCAAAGCTCGGTCCGTTGATAAAAGCCACTGCGGGATACACGGCTAACGACAGTACCTTCTTCAGCGATATCAATAGCTTGTAGTGCCGCATTCAGTGAAAAAAACCAGTCGAACCAAAGGTCCAACTCTGCCAGTTGATTATCACCGGACAGCAGAATAAAACGCGCAGTTTCTTGTCCGGGGGTATATTCAATCTGAAAATAATTTTCGCCACTTGAATGGCAACGATATCCGCCCGCAATAGTTTGCCATGCGCGCCCATCGGGGAGCTGACCGCGCTCCCCTGAAGAAATTTCAAGCGCAGCTGTTGAGCTGGTCATAATTCTTTCCTTTCAATTTTCATCGACACAGGTTTCAGGCTTCCGCAGTTTCAGCTTCTACTGCCGTTTGCAGTGGATTCACCATGGTGTGATAGATGGAAAGCGGGTCATCGGTGGTCGTTTCATTCATACCGATCACCGCACAT encodes:
- a CDS encoding GNAT family N-acetyltransferase; this translates as MTSSTAALEISSGERGQLPDGRAWQTIAGGYRCHSSGENYFQIEYTPGQETARFILLSGDNQLAELDLWFDWFFSLNAALQAIDIAEEGTVVSRVSRSGFYQRTELWYCGNNGGKFPLQWVVNEQGVRHPLRAEPPKGEVYRRHFHSLGVDFSLRHLDPQEDLERFTDWMNQERVALFWEEEGDAEKQRQFIDSVMQDPHKHPLIACFDDEPFAYFEIYWALEDRIAPYYDCQPFDRGAHMLVGNQRFLGGRFAQAWFNGVSHFMFLDDARTESLVGEPRADNRALLKYINGTFGWKKIKEFDFPHKRAALVMCKRDEFFRSMGGV